One part of the Sneathia vaginalis genome encodes these proteins:
- a CDS encoding alpha-amylase family glycosyl hydrolase, with product MQLYILKENKPYKQIELKGNNGIYVYKAEKIEGGSYSFYINDGMKTLSVVYSHTAPFVNIFEAYLQENTRPKPITGFWRGMDVLITIDINNLKFKLKKTKFTRFVTKFGEKINDVAIAGTFNNWTPETNSSVIKSDTEVETVLDLDNGYYEYKFLINGKFESGDNRKLIVGENGNLFPKGQLGTGVFSFLPIENISNIKAISYDINKISNIEYEFTLRTQLMDVQRAYICLKDKETKLELVKELERFSDYTNHFDFFKRLITFSDDLFKYDLVFILEDGPKKAYFDGKTLEYKRKEENILFTKNTVTNFFYIPSWTKEAIWYNIFPERFYNGDTYNDPIFNELGPESFSINNLHEYKFEKEYKWRKNNIQLSKFDRNRWTSDFSDKTRWEKIGEQDLSYDLKYARMYGGDLQGIKEKIPYLKDLGINAIWLNPVFYSYQNHKYGANDFRHISPDFGTIRTTGSKHGVFVSDNQKTYVEILGINAKHNSELKLLEVNLVGENKGMNGYLETDDPSSWVWTESDLIMVDLIKELHKNGIRVIFDGVFNHSSERHWSFNLAMAQGPDSKYAKWYKNIDFTNYKPITDDMSEEEAYKTLMYNKDNLSYTCWAGFKTLPEFDSFNVEYKEYIFNIVMKWMLGPDGKADDDFTVDDGIDGFRLDVPGCLENQDFWKEFRQVVKGCKKDSYITGEVWNNAGDDVSSGEKFDAVMNYEWLKAVIGFFINQSDVGGPSYRLKPTDFFNELREKRTWYPYQALQAMQNLNGSHDTDRLYSRIVNDRIGRDLEEGKQLEKGYNGIRPDLASNYHPNTTIDWLHSKIKPKQILKLISVFQMTYVGAPMIYYGDEVGMWGATDPYCRKPMLWDEYMYDDEKNPSYINKGEVYEQKPDLELFGWYKKIIAIRNNNKVLVYGKFKELLVLDEQNIIGYERYDKKVSIITVINNSFEKQKVEFKTYHKNQEFLDLLTNNKIKTKLEGEMELELLPKTAVILKLNKELNI from the coding sequence ATGCAGTTGTACATTCTAAAGGAAAATAAGCCGTATAAGCAAATAGAGCTAAAGGGTAATAATGGAATATATGTGTATAAGGCTGAAAAAATTGAGGGAGGATCATATTCATTTTACATTAATGATGGAATGAAAACTTTAAGTGTGGTTTATTCTCACACTGCTCCATTTGTAAATATATTTGAAGCATATCTACAAGAAAATACAAGACCTAAACCAATAACAGGGTTTTGGCGTGGTATGGATGTATTGATAACAATAGATATAAATAATTTAAAGTTCAAATTAAAAAAGACTAAATTTACACGGTTTGTAACAAAGTTTGGTGAAAAGATAAACGATGTAGCAATAGCTGGTACTTTTAATAATTGGACACCAGAAACAAATTCCAGTGTTATTAAAAGTGATACAGAGGTAGAAACTGTACTAGATTTAGATAACGGATATTATGAGTATAAGTTCTTAATTAATGGAAAATTTGAAAGTGGTGATAATAGAAAATTAATAGTTGGAGAAAATGGTAATCTTTTCCCTAAAGGACAATTAGGAACAGGTGTTTTCTCATTCTTACCTATAGAAAATATTTCCAATATTAAAGCTATTTCTTATGATATTAACAAGATATCAAATATTGAATATGAATTTACTCTAAGAACACAGTTAATGGATGTACAAAGAGCATATATATGCTTAAAAGATAAAGAAACTAAGTTAGAACTAGTAAAAGAGTTAGAAAGATTTAGTGATTACACAAATCATTTTGACTTCTTTAAAAGACTAATAACTTTTAGTGATGATCTATTTAAGTATGATCTAGTTTTTATACTAGAAGATGGGCCTAAAAAAGCCTACTTTGATGGTAAAACATTAGAGTATAAAAGAAAAGAAGAAAATATATTATTCACTAAAAATACTGTAACTAATTTTTTCTATATCCCATCATGGACGAAAGAAGCTATATGGTATAACATATTCCCAGAAAGATTCTATAATGGTGATACCTATAACGACCCAATATTTAATGAGTTGGGTCCAGAAAGTTTTTCTATAAACAATCTGCATGAGTATAAGTTTGAAAAGGAATATAAGTGGAGAAAAAATAACATACAATTATCTAAGTTTGATAGAAATAGATGGACTTCAGACTTTAGTGATAAAACAAGATGGGAAAAAATAGGAGAGCAAGACTTATCATATGATTTAAAATATGCTCGTATGTATGGTGGAGATTTACAAGGAATAAAAGAAAAGATACCGTATTTAAAAGATTTAGGTATAAATGCTATTTGGTTAAATCCAGTATTTTATTCATATCAAAATCATAAATATGGAGCAAATGATTTTAGACATATATCACCTGATTTTGGAACAATTAGAACTACTGGATCAAAACATGGTGTGTTTGTTAGTGATAATCAAAAAACATATGTTGAAATCTTAGGAATAAACGCAAAACACAATTCAGAATTAAAATTACTTGAAGTAAATTTAGTTGGTGAGAATAAAGGTATGAATGGATATCTTGAAACAGATGATCCATCAAGTTGGGTCTGGACAGAGTCAGACTTAATAATGGTAGATTTAATAAAAGAATTACATAAAAATGGAATCAGAGTAATATTTGATGGTGTATTTAATCATAGTAGTGAAAGGCACTGGAGTTTTAATTTAGCTATGGCACAAGGACCTGATTCAAAGTATGCTAAGTGGTATAAGAATATTGACTTTACAAACTATAAACCCATAACAGATGATATGAGTGAAGAAGAAGCATACAAGACATTGATGTATAATAAGGATAATTTATCATACACTTGTTGGGCAGGATTTAAAACTTTACCAGAATTTGATTCATTTAATGTTGAATACAAAGAATACATATTCAATATTGTAATGAAGTGGATGCTAGGACCTGATGGAAAGGCTGATGATGACTTTACAGTTGATGATGGTATAGATGGATTTAGATTAGATGTACCAGGTTGCCTTGAAAATCAAGACTTTTGGAAGGAATTTAGACAAGTAGTTAAGGGTTGTAAAAAAGATTCATACATTACTGGAGAAGTTTGGAATAATGCAGGAGATGATGTGTCTAGTGGTGAAAAATTTGATGCTGTAATGAACTATGAATGGTTAAAAGCAGTTATTGGATTTTTCATAAATCAATCAGATGTAGGTGGTCCAAGTTATAGACTAAAACCTACAGACTTTTTCAATGAATTAAGAGAAAAAAGAACATGGTATCCATATCAAGCATTACAAGCTATGCAAAATTTAAATGGTTCTCATGATACTGATAGACTTTATTCAAGAATTGTAAATGATAGAATAGGACGTGACCTTGAAGAAGGAAAACAACTAGAAAAAGGATATAATGGTATAAGACCAGACTTGGCATCTAATTATCATCCTAATACGACTATAGATTGGTTGCATTCTAAAATTAAACCAAAACAAATACTAAAATTAATCTCAGTATTCCAAATGACTTATGTTGGAGCTCCAATGATATATTATGGAGATGAAGTTGGAATGTGGGGAGCTACAGACCCTTATTGTAGAAAGCCTATGTTATGGGATGAATATATGTATGATGATGAAAAGAATCCTTCATATATTAATAAGGGTGAAGTATATGAACAAAAACCAGACTTAGAGTTATTTGGTTGGTATAAGAAGATTATTGCAATAAGAAATAATAATAAGGTTTTAGTTTATGGTAAGTTTAAGGAACTTTTAGTTCTAGATGAACAAAATATAATAGGCTATGAAAGATATGATAAAAAAGTTTCTATTATAACAGTAATAAATAATTCATTTGAAAAGCAAAAAGTAGAATTTAAAACTTATCACAAAAATCAAGAATTTTTAGACTTACTAACAAATAATAAGATAAAGACAAAACTAGAAGGTGAAATGGAATTAGAACTTCTTCCAAAAACAGCTGTAATACTTAAATTAAATAAGGAGTTAAATATATGA
- a CDS encoding M13 family metallopeptidase — MINKQEIRNDLYHAVNGQWLKTAKIPNDRPTTGGFMDLVLDIEDKLIKDFDNLQPKTKGMEQFIKYYNMTKDFETRNKNGISDVKKYIEKLESIKNLKDLENINKEWIFKGLPLPYSFYVTADMADATRNVLWLDIPSIILPEKGYYEEGNEEAKRLLDIYGKMLYKLLDIFGYSKEEQDKLVDDTFKFDRMMAQYIKTSVELADYPKSNNPRTQEEVNKYSEFLNFEKIVNDIIGQTPDKIVVCEPKFYENYNLFLNEQNIELIRSWLITRLIVSLKSYLTEDIRQIGGMYKRALSGTKEEMSVAKYAYYLSTDMFSEIVSVYYGEKYFGKKAKEDVYNMVKSMISVYEKRLKENTWLEDETKKYAVKKLETLNILVGYPDKYDEVYDKLVVDEKESFFSNTMRFSKIMAEHEYAKWNTTVKKLEWGMSSNTVNAYYNPSVNHICFPAAILQAPFYSLTQTKSENYGGIGAVIGHEISHAFDNNGSQFDENGNLKNWWTKKDYETFDKKAKAMIDLFDGIEFSGGKINGKLTVSENIADAGGLSCALEALKNGGEYNLEEFFINWAKIWRIKAKKEYLDYVIKVDVHAPGELRANIQPRNLDDFYKTFNVEENDKMYLDKKKRVNIW, encoded by the coding sequence ATGATAAATAAACAAGAAATAAGAAATGATCTATATCACGCAGTAAACGGACAATGGTTAAAAACAGCCAAAATACCTAATGATAGACCAACTACAGGTGGATTTATGGATTTAGTTTTAGATATAGAAGACAAATTAATAAAAGATTTTGATAATCTTCAACCTAAAACAAAGGGTATGGAACAATTTATAAAATACTATAACATGACAAAAGATTTTGAAACACGTAATAAAAATGGTATAAGTGATGTAAAAAAATATATAGAAAAACTAGAAAGCATAAAGAACTTAAAAGATTTAGAAAATATAAACAAAGAATGGATTTTTAAAGGTTTACCTCTACCATATTCATTTTACGTTACAGCCGATATGGCAGATGCTACAAGAAATGTACTTTGGCTTGATATACCAAGTATAATATTACCTGAAAAGGGATATTATGAAGAAGGTAATGAAGAAGCAAAAAGATTATTAGACATATATGGTAAAATGCTATATAAGTTACTAGATATATTTGGTTATTCTAAAGAAGAACAAGATAAATTAGTAGATGATACATTTAAATTCGATAGAATGATGGCACAATATATTAAAACTTCTGTAGAATTAGCTGATTATCCAAAGAGTAATAATCCAAGAACACAAGAAGAAGTAAATAAGTATTCTGAATTTTTAAATTTTGAAAAGATTGTTAATGATATTATAGGTCAAACACCAGATAAAATAGTAGTTTGTGAACCTAAATTCTATGAAAACTATAATCTTTTCTTAAATGAACAAAATATTGAACTAATAAGAAGCTGGTTAATAACAAGATTAATAGTTTCACTTAAGTCTTATCTGACAGAAGATATACGTCAAATAGGAGGTATGTATAAGAGGGCCTTATCAGGAACTAAGGAAGAAATGAGTGTTGCTAAATATGCATATTATCTATCAACAGATATGTTCTCAGAAATAGTAAGTGTATACTATGGTGAAAAATACTTTGGTAAAAAAGCCAAAGAAGATGTATACAATATGGTTAAAAGTATGATATCTGTATATGAAAAAAGACTTAAAGAAAATACATGGTTAGAAGACGAAACAAAAAAATATGCAGTTAAGAAGTTAGAAACATTAAATATATTAGTAGGATACCCAGATAAATATGATGAAGTTTATGATAAATTAGTTGTAGATGAAAAAGAAAGTTTCTTTAGTAATACAATGAGATTTTCAAAAATTATGGCAGAGCATGAATATGCTAAGTGGAATACAACTGTTAAAAAACTAGAATGGGGTATGAGTTCTAATACTGTAAATGCATACTATAACCCATCTGTAAATCATATATGTTTCCCAGCAGCAATACTTCAAGCCCCATTTTATAGCCTAACTCAAACAAAGAGTGAAAATTATGGTGGTATAGGTGCTGTTATAGGTCATGAAATATCACATGCTTTTGATAATAACGGAAGTCAATTTGATGAAAATGGTAATTTAAAGAATTGGTGGACAAAAAAAGACTATGAAACTTTTGATAAAAAAGCAAAAGCAATGATAGACTTATTTGATGGAATAGAGTTTTCTGGTGGTAAGATAAATGGTAAGTTAACTGTATCTGAAAATATAGCAGATGCAGGAGGGTTAAGCTGTGCATTAGAAGCTTTAAAAAATGGTGGAGAGTATAACTTGGAAGAATTTTTCATAAATTGGGCTAAAATATGGAGAATAAAGGCTAAAAAAGAATACTTAGACTATGTTATAAAAGTAGATGTACATGCACCAGGAGAATTAAGAGCTAATATACAACCTAGAAATTTAGATGACTTTTATAAGACATTTAATGTAGAAGAAAATGATAAAATGTATTTAGATAAGAAAAAAAGAGTTAATATTTGGTAA
- a CDS encoding nitroreductase family protein, giving the protein MDLLEAIKNRKSIRKFTDESIKKEDLEEIIEVARRAPSSVNGQQISLVYTTDKNIIEKIAHLSGGQAQIRDCSCFITLIGDYYRDKVYLESVGKELTEDIQRLREVAMVDAGIMALTINYVAMAKGYGCTIIGGVKDNPEQIAELLNLPKNTIVALGITIGVPTKESLEGTLKPRIKKEAFAMEDKYNKEVQVNAVKDYEKVLDKWFKDINVEQPLFGDVISRFYSK; this is encoded by the coding sequence ATGGATTTATTAGAAGCTATTAAAAATAGGAAGTCTATAAGAAAGTTTACTGATGAGAGTATAAAAAAAGAAGATTTAGAAGAAATAATAGAAGTAGCAAGAAGAGCTCCAAGTTCAGTTAATGGACAACAAATAAGCTTGGTATATACTACTGATAAAAATATAATAGAAAAAATTGCACATTTAAGTGGAGGTCAAGCACAAATAAGAGACTGTTCGTGCTTTATAACCCTAATAGGGGATTACTATAGAGACAAAGTTTATCTAGAATCTGTTGGCAAAGAATTAACAGAGGATATACAAAGATTACGTGAAGTTGCTATGGTAGATGCAGGTATTATGGCTTTAACAATTAACTATGTTGCGATGGCAAAGGGTTATGGTTGCACTATTATAGGTGGAGTTAAAGATAATCCTGAACAAATTGCAGAGTTGTTAAATTTACCTAAAAATACTATAGTAGCATTAGGTATAACAATAGGTGTACCAACAAAAGAAAGTTTAGAAGGTACATTAAAACCAAGAATAAAAAAAGAAGCTTTTGCTATGGAAGATAAGTATAATAAAGAAGTACAAGTAAATGCTGTTAAAGATTATGAAAAAGTTTTAGATAAATGGTTTAAGGATATAAATGTTGAACAACCACTTTTTGGTGATGTAATTAGTAGATTTTATTCTAAATAG
- the pdxS gene encoding pyridoxal 5'-phosphate synthase lyase subunit PdxS, whose translation MQERYELNKNLAQMLKGGVIMDVSTPEQAKIAERAGACAVMALERIPADIRAVGGVARMSDPYMIKGIQEAVSIPVMAKARIGHFVEAQILEAIEIDYIDESEVLSPADDRLHINKRKFNVPFVCGAKDLGEALRRINEGASMIRTKGEPGTGDVIQAVRHMRKMNEDIRRIQGMTEDELYFAAKELEVPYDLVEYVHKNGKLPVVNFAAGGIATPADAALMMQLGAEGVFVGSGIFKSGDPEKRAKAIVEAVTNYDKPEILAKISENLGQAMVGINEEEIKVLMAERGK comes from the coding sequence ATGCAAGAAAGATACGAATTGAACAAAAATTTAGCACAAATGCTAAAGGGTGGAGTAATAATGGATGTATCTACTCCAGAACAAGCAAAAATTGCAGAAAGGGCTGGAGCTTGTGCTGTAATGGCATTAGAAAGAATACCAGCAGATATACGTGCAGTTGGTGGAGTAGCTCGTATGAGTGATCCATATATGATAAAAGGGATTCAAGAAGCCGTTTCAATACCTGTAATGGCTAAGGCTAGAATTGGACATTTTGTAGAAGCACAAATATTAGAAGCAATAGAAATAGACTATATTGATGAAAGTGAAGTTCTATCACCAGCAGATGATAGATTGCATATAAACAAGAGAAAGTTTAATGTTCCTTTTGTTTGTGGTGCAAAAGATTTAGGTGAAGCATTAAGAAGAATAAATGAAGGTGCTTCAATGATAAGAACTAAAGGAGAACCTGGTACAGGAGATGTTATACAAGCTGTAAGACATATGAGAAAGATGAATGAAGATATAAGAAGAATACAAGGTATGACAGAAGATGAACTATACTTTGCAGCAAAAGAATTAGAAGTGCCATATGACTTAGTAGAATACGTACATAAAAATGGTAAGTTACCAGTAGTAAACTTTGCTGCAGGTGGAATAGCAACACCAGCAGATGCTGCACTTATGATGCAATTAGGAGCAGAAGGTGTCTTTGTTGGATCAGGAATATTTAAATCAGGAGATCCAGAAAAAAGAGCTAAGGCTATAGTTGAAGCTGTTACAAATTATGATAAACCAGAGATATTAGCTAAAATATCTGAAAATTTAGGACAAGCAATGGTAGGTATAAACGAAGAAGAAATAAAGGTATTAATGGCTGAAAGAGGTAAATAG